The Cervus elaphus chromosome 12, mCerEla1.1, whole genome shotgun sequence genome includes a region encoding these proteins:
- the TOMM20L gene encoding TOMM20-like protein 1 isoform X3, whose amino-acid sequence MPCVRTVLGLLAACGAIAFLGYCIYFDRSRRADPAFKRRLREKRRAQQRKAEGRGAQLWDPAKNEKLQEFFLQEVRMGELWLSRGEHQMGVEHLSNALLVCGQPQELLKVFKHTLPPKVFEMLLHKIPLICQQFEADMNEQEYLEDDRD is encoded by the exons ATGCCCTGCGTCCGCACGGTCCTCGGCCTCCTGGCGGCCTGTGGCGCCATCGCCTTCCTCGGCTACTGCATCTACTTCGACCGGAGCCGGCGTGCTGACCCCGCGTTCAAGCGCCGCCTACGGGAGA AAAGAAGAGCCCAGCAGCGAAAAGCTGAGGGACGGGGCGCCCAG TTGTGGGATccagcaaaaaatgaaaaattacaagaATTTTTTCTGCAAGAGGTACGGATGGGCGAACTTTGGTTGTCCAGAG GAGAGCATCAAATGGGGGTTGAACATCTCAGCAATGCCCTTTTGGTGTGTGGGCAACCACAGGAACTTCTGAAAGTTTTCAAACACACACTTCCTCCCAAGGTATTTGAGATGCTATTGCACAAAATTCCCCTTATTTGCCAG CAATTTGAGGCAGACATGAATGAACAGGAATACTTGGAGGATGATCGTGATTGA
- the TOMM20L gene encoding TOMM20-like protein 1 isoform X2 — MGAAPTLPGPAGSPRSLARAQRSVRGTPAAGCPASARSSASWRPVAPSPSSATASTSTGAGVLTPRSSAAYGRLWDPAKNEKLQEFFLQEVRMGELWLSRGEHQMGVEHLSNALLVCGQPQELLKVFKHTLPPKVFEMLLHKIPLICQVLL, encoded by the exons ATGGGCGCCGCGCCGACGCTTCCTGGGCCGGCCGGCTCCCCGCGCTCGCTGGCCCGCGCCCAACGCTCGGTCCGTGGGACGCCCGCGGCCGGATGCCCTGCGTCCGCACGGTCCTCGGCCTCCTGGCGGCCTGTGGCGCCATCGCCTTCCTCGGCTACTGCATCTACTTCGACCGGAGCCGGCGTGCTGACCCCGCGTTCAAGCGCCGCCTACGGGAGA TTGTGGGATccagcaaaaaatgaaaaattacaagaATTTTTTCTGCAAGAGGTACGGATGGGCGAACTTTGGTTGTCCAGAG GAGAGCATCAAATGGGGGTTGAACATCTCAGCAATGCCCTTTTGGTGTGTGGGCAACCACAGGAACTTCTGAAAGTTTTCAAACACACACTTCCTCCCAAGGTATTTGAGATGCTATTGCACAAAATTCCCCTTATTTGCCAG
- the TOMM20L gene encoding TOMM20-like protein 1 isoform X1, translating to MGAAPTLPGPAGSPRSLARAQRSVRGTPAAGCPASARSSASWRPVAPSPSSATASTSTGAGVLTPRSSAAYGRLWDPAKNEKLQEFFLQEVRMGELWLSRGEHQMGVEHLSNALLVCGQPQELLKVFKHTLPPKVFEMLLHKIPLICQVSTYLPLLNEHYK from the exons ATGGGCGCCGCGCCGACGCTTCCTGGGCCGGCCGGCTCCCCGCGCTCGCTGGCCCGCGCCCAACGCTCGGTCCGTGGGACGCCCGCGGCCGGATGCCCTGCGTCCGCACGGTCCTCGGCCTCCTGGCGGCCTGTGGCGCCATCGCCTTCCTCGGCTACTGCATCTACTTCGACCGGAGCCGGCGTGCTGACCCCGCGTTCAAGCGCCGCCTACGGGAGA TTGTGGGATccagcaaaaaatgaaaaattacaagaATTTTTTCTGCAAGAGGTACGGATGGGCGAACTTTGGTTGTCCAGAG GAGAGCATCAAATGGGGGTTGAACATCTCAGCAATGCCCTTTTGGTGTGTGGGCAACCACAGGAACTTCTGAAAGTTTTCAAACACACACTTCCTCCCAAGGTATTTGAGATGCTATTGCACAAAATTCCCCTTATTTGCCAGGTAAGCACATATTTACCTTTGTTAAATGAACACTATAAATAA